The sequence TTACAATAATTACCCTTATATTCGTCGTGTACTGGCTGAAAACTCTTAAgatatgttaaatatttattgcaATCATTTccattacttttttttaatttcttcaagattttcaaaataaatatacggAAAAtatcctcttttttaattcacttAATTTAAcaccttttatttcttccggACTACATTTATTTCTTAATATTAACATATTAAATTGTTTCCATGTATCAATAagttctttaaaaaaagcttcATCACCAATGCTTCCAGATTCGCTAGTACAAAGTACACCTATTTGCTCAAATAACCAATAACGTATATAATTGCAGTAATTACTGTGTTTCGGAGAATTCGCTTTACTTAACCTATATAAATGACGTATTAGCTTAATGCAAACATCTTCGA is a genomic window of Plasmodium cynomolgi strain B DNA, scaffold: 0896, whole genome shotgun sequence containing:
- a CDS encoding hypothetical protein (putative), whose translation is MATPSEISLEEAAEDVKLHKIHDEEFFSELDKFSTFDQFCNGIRRNVRFNPKKVEDVCIKLIRHLYRLSKANSPKHSNYCNYIRYWLFEQIGVLCTSESGSIGDEAFFKELIDTWKQFNMLILRNKCSPEEIKGVKLSELKKRIFSVYLF